The following are encoded together in the Equus quagga isolate Etosha38 chromosome 1, UCLA_HA_Equagga_1.0, whole genome shotgun sequence genome:
- the LOC124251506 gene encoding LOW QUALITY PROTEIN: THUMP domain-containing protein 3-like (The sequence of the model RefSeq protein was modified relative to this genomic sequence to represent the inferred CDS: inserted 1 base in 1 codon; deleted 1 base in 1 codon; substituted 1 base at 1 genomic stop codon) — protein MSDVQEATNQLLDVNLHENQESIQVMESGPRSESEQFQVTIGATVPTGFEQTAADEVREKLGSSCQISRDRDKIYFDISVESLAQVHCLRSVDNLFVVVQEFKDYQFKETKEEVLKDFEEVAGKLPWSDPLKVWKINTSFKKKKTKRKKINQNSGKEKTDDGRGDKTDERDVKKAFTSNPLDSHILDYYENPAIKEEVSTLVGDDLASCKDETDESSKEETNPEVLKFRVTCNRVGEKHCFSSNEAARDFGGAVQEYFKWKADMTNFDVEVLLNIHDHEIVVGIALTEESLHRRNITHFGPTTLRSTVAYGMLRLCAPQPTDIIVDPMCGTGAIPIEGATEWSNCYHIAGDNNQLAVNRAANNISSLLSKNQIKEGRPSWGLPIDAVRWDICNLPLRTGSVDIIVTDMPFGKRMGSKKRNWNLYPACLREMSRVCRPGTGRAVLLTQDKKCFTKALSGMGHVWRKVHTVWVNIGGLHATVYXLKXTPQAFVHPSEQDGERTPW, from the exons ATGTCTGACGTTCAAGAAGCCACCAACCAGCTCCTTGATGTGAACCTTCATGAGAACCAGGAGTCTATACAAGTGATGGAAAGTGGCCCCAGAAGTGAGTCCGAGCAATTCCAAGTCACTATTGGAGCCACTGTACCTACTGGCTTTGAGCAAACAGCTGCAgatgaagtgagagagaaattgGGGTCATCATGCCAAATCAGCAGAGACCGGGACAAGATATATTTTGACATTTCAGTGGAAAGTCTGGCTCAGGTTCATTGTCTGAGATCAGTTGATAACTTATTTGTGGTTGTTCAGGAGTTTAAAGATTACCAgttcaaagaaacaaaggaagaagttTTAAAGGATTTTGAAGAAGTGGCTGGGAAGCTCCCATGGTCAGACCCTTTAAAAGTATGGAAAATTAACACgagtttcaag aaaaaaaaaacaaagcgcAAAAAGATAAATCAGAATTCAGGTAAAGAGAAGACTGATGATGGACGAGGAGACAAGACTGATGAGAGAGATGTTAAAAAAGCGTTCACTAGCAATCCCTTAGATTCACATATCTTAGACTATTATGAAAATCCAGCCATCAAAGAAGAGGTATCAACATTAGTAGGTGACGATTTGGCATCTTGCAAAGATGAGACTGATGAAAGCTCAAAAGAAGAAACTAATCCTGAAGTGCTGAAGTTTAGAGTCACGTGcaacagggtaggagagaagcATTGCTTTTCCTCAAATGAAGCCGCGAGAGATTTTGGGGGTGCCGTTCAAGAGTACTTTAAGTGGAAGGCTGACATGACCAACTTTGATGTGGAGGTTCTTTTGAATATCCATGATCATGAAATTGTTGTGGGCATTGCATTGACAGAAGAGAGTCTCCACCGAAGAAATATCACACATTTTGGACCCACCACTCTTAGATCTACTGTTGCCTATGGCATGCTCCGGCTCTGTGCTCCTCAACCTACTGATATAATAGTTGATCCGATGTGTGGAACCGGGGCAATACCAATAGAGGGGGCTACTGAATGGTCTAACTGTTATCATATTGCTGGTGATAATAATCAGTTGGCTGTGAATAGAGCTGCAAATAACATCTCATCTTTATTGTCCAAGAACCAAATTAAAGAAGGCAGACCCTCCTGGGGCTTGCCCATAGATGCTGTCCGGTGGGATATCTGCAATCTGCCATTGAGAACTGGCTCTGTGGACATTATTGTAACAGACATGCCATTTGGAAAAAGGATGGGCTCCAagaagagaaactggaacctttaTCCTGCTTGCCTACGAGAGATGAGCCGTGTTTGTAGACCAGGGACAGGCCGAGCTGTCCTACTCACTCAGGACAAGAAATGCTTTACCAAGGCATTATCCGGAATGGGACATGTATGGCGGAAGGTGCATACTGTCTGGGTGAACATAGGGGGTCTTCATGCCACAGTTT CTCTGAAATGAACGCCTCAAGCTTTTGTTCATCCTTCAGAGCAAGATGGAGAAAGAACTCCTTGGTAA